The following are from one region of the Dehalococcoidia bacterium genome:
- a CDS encoding tetratricopeptide repeat protein produces the protein MNREIAKLERKLLEGEKSERGEEIGLAQGALLASGVETVKELSCYLEKIDRLCQRIAEALLDLPPKGSDSEKARVIFNWLWREKTHRYEYGGNFRLTHVLDAQHGGEEKVGNCLGLTVLYNVLAQRFGLGVKAAYLEDAFGLGPHLFTVLYAGEITIDIENIFPDGFDYRGHPGTKQREEWGDRELIADIYHSVGNDLFASGKLERSIESYDRALMLHPGCSSAHLNKGIALVELGRVEEATEWFG, from the coding sequence ATGAACAGGGAAATTGCTAAACTGGAGAGGAAGCTCTTAGAGGGCGAAAAGAGCGAAAGGGGAGAGGAAATAGGCCTCGCTCAGGGGGCGCTTCTCGCCTCGGGGGTGGAGACGGTGAAGGAGTTGAGCTGCTATCTTGAAAAGATTGACCGGCTTTGCCAGAGAATCGCTGAGGCGCTCTTAGACCTTCCCCCAAAGGGCAGCGATAGTGAAAAGGCAAGAGTAATCTTCAACTGGCTGTGGCGAGAAAAGACCCATCGCTATGAGTATGGGGGCAATTTCAGGCTAACTCATGTGCTCGATGCCCAGCATGGTGGGGAAGAAAAAGTGGGCAATTGTCTGGGGCTCACCGTCCTTTACAACGTGCTGGCCCAGAGGTTCGGTCTCGGGGTGAAAGCGGCTTACCTGGAGGATGCCTTTGGACTGGGACCCCACCTTTTTACCGTGCTCTATGCCGGGGAGATCACCATTGATATCGAGAACATCTTTCCTGATGGCTTCGACTACCGGGGACATCCAGGTACAAAGCAGAGGGAGGAATGGGGAGACCGGGAGCTTATCGCCGATATTTATCATAGCGTGGGCAATGATTTATTCGCCTCGGGAAAGTTGGAACGCTCCATCGAGAGCTACGATAGGGCGCTCATGTTGCATCCCGGGTGTAGTAGTGCACACCTTAATAAAGGGATAGCTCTGGTCGAGCTGGGGAGGGTTGAGGAGGCTACGGAGTGGTTCGGGTAA
- a CDS encoding MauE/DoxX family redox-associated membrane protein, giving the protein MKNVTINRAWQALSPYWRLAEPFLLHRYLALASRIALGGVFIFAGAVKLGYIETLIWEINQYNMLPHQLATAYGYVLPPLEIVLGIFLVVGLLLRVSSAVSGLLILSFAIAKITALARGLDIDICPCFGPAVPLLTAYSLALDVVLLALAVQIFYHRGEFLALGSWFSRKAAELDEQEDE; this is encoded by the coding sequence ATGAAAAATGTAACTATCAACAGGGCATGGCAAGCCCTGAGCCCCTACTGGAGACTCGCCGAGCCATTCCTGCTCCACCGCTATCTGGCACTGGCCTCGCGAATAGCCCTGGGGGGGGTGTTTATCTTCGCCGGCGCGGTTAAGCTAGGCTATATCGAAACCCTGATATGGGAAATCAACCAGTACAATATGCTGCCTCACCAACTGGCCACAGCCTATGGCTATGTTCTGCCCCCTCTGGAGATCGTCCTGGGTATTTTTCTGGTGGTGGGTCTACTTCTCAGGGTTAGCTCCGCGGTCAGCGGGCTGCTGATACTGAGCTTCGCCATTGCCAAGATCACGGCTCTCGCCCGGGGGCTGGACATTGATATCTGCCCTTGCTTTGGCCCGGCGGTGCCGCTGCTTACAGCCTACAGCCTGGCTCTTGATGTCGTGCTTCTAGCGCTGGCGGTACAGATATTTTATCACCGCGGGGAATTCCTGGCACTGGGCTCCTGGTTCTCCCGAAAAGCGGCTGAGCTGGATGAGCAGGAGGACGAATAG
- a CDS encoding AAA family ATPase — protein sequence MKPNPSVTEGIGFINYAWSELGLRVLAERYTDDGYAELSFYSGNGSSESLLHTTRVNLMATPTMTSLVKRLEKNSADIPWTDILTFITGKTLEIARRGEPAIEIWPSENDNLTPDYLLEPILYMNHPAVIFGDYGSLKSLAALVIGYIVQLPYHDNDLGLITRTESTLCLYLDYEDDAGSFRRRWSALEKGFGKGAMPILYRRMTGTLSDSIEQLQRIIHDKNISLIIVDSLGPAARGNLNDPEPAIKYHAALRQLGVTSLTLAHTSKDQLTKRRTIFGSVFFTNLARSVWECRAEQETGEDEAIISLKHTKANLSRLHPPLGYRFTFTDNSITVVKADLRDTGLSGELPLSLRIKDLLRGGALTVKEIAEALEANEASVRTITNRLSKKGYLIKVGESWGLKQEA from the coding sequence ATGAAGCCTAACCCATCTGTAACCGAAGGTATTGGCTTTATCAACTATGCCTGGTCAGAGCTAGGTCTGCGGGTATTAGCAGAGCGCTATACAGACGATGGTTATGCCGAATTGTCATTCTATTCAGGAAATGGGTCAAGTGAATCATTGCTACACACCACACGGGTCAACCTCATGGCTACACCCACAATGACTAGCCTGGTCAAGAGGTTAGAAAAGAACTCCGCAGACATACCCTGGACTGACATTCTGACCTTCATTACTGGTAAGACTTTAGAGATTGCCCGCAGAGGTGAGCCGGCAATTGAAATCTGGCCGAGTGAAAATGATAATCTGACGCCAGACTACCTACTAGAGCCTATTCTATACATGAATCACCCAGCTGTTATCTTTGGGGATTATGGCTCACTAAAAAGTCTAGCCGCCCTGGTAATTGGCTATATAGTCCAACTTCCCTACCACGATAATGACCTGGGGCTTATTACACGAACTGAGTCTACTTTGTGCCTATATCTGGACTATGAAGACGATGCTGGCAGTTTTAGAAGGCGCTGGAGTGCTCTTGAGAAGGGTTTTGGCAAGGGTGCTATGCCAATACTCTATAGACGCATGACTGGCACTCTCAGCGATTCAATAGAGCAGCTTCAACGAATCATACACGATAAGAATATCAGCCTGATTATAGTTGATAGTTTGGGTCCGGCAGCCAGGGGTAATCTTAACGACCCGGAGCCTGCTATAAAATACCATGCAGCTCTACGTCAGCTAGGGGTAACTAGCTTGACTTTAGCTCACACTTCAAAAGACCAGCTCACCAAAAGACGAACGATATTCGGCTCGGTATTCTTTACGAATCTGGCAAGGTCGGTTTGGGAGTGTAGGGCAGAGCAGGAGACCGGAGAGGACGAAGCCATTATCAGCCTAAAACACACTAAGGCTAATCTATCGAGGCTACACCCGCCACTAGGTTATAGATTCACGTTTACCGATAACAGCATAACAGTGGTGAAAGCTGACTTGAGAGATACCGGGCTATCCGGTGAATTACCGCTATCGCTGAGAATTAAGGACTTGCTACGAGGCGGTGCGCTAACAGTGAAGGAAATCGCCGAAGCCTTAGAGGCGAACGAAGCGAGCGTTAGAACTATAACCAATCGCCTAAGCAAAAAGGGTTATCTCATTAAGGTAGGGGAATCATGGGGCTTAAAACAAGAGGCATAA